Within the Microtus ochrogaster isolate Prairie Vole_2 linkage group LG2, MicOch1.0, whole genome shotgun sequence genome, the region ATGGGGCTTGCCTGGAGGGGTGCAGAGGAGAGTCTAGTGAAatgtctctcctcccctccctggtcCACTTCAGCCTGGGATGAGAACACCATCTCTTGGAGCACCTTTCCTCCAGTTTCCTTCTACATCTGGGCTCCCGGCAACGGGGTCTTGTTCTGCAAGAGCTCGTCCATCCCTGGCAACTATAAGTTTTAGGCttcttagagaagaaaaagaaatgaccagACTTTACAACCACCCTGATTTTGCCAGAATGACCCTATCTCTATCAGGCCTGCCTGTTCTACCTATCTAGACCCCTGCCAGGAAAGACTGCACAAGAAGATAGACTCACTGaaccagaatttaaaaataattatattaataataaatatgttaagttacatttaaaacaataaatagaaaaataaactgataaataaaaccaacaggtacaaaatgtttcaaaactccaaccaaaaaaaaaaaaaagaagaaaagaaacaagaaaaagggaaaacacatacagacagacagctgaCAGACTAGACAAATGGACATTAGGGAAGGGTGCAAAATGCAACCTTGGGAACCCTTCACAGTTTACACCatggctccctcctctccagctcaccctctcctctccccagcttGGGGAACTGGACACTCAGTGGCTGATATCTGTGGGGACTCCAGCAATGCAGAGAAGCATCTGGTCTGCCCCAGTGTCTGCAAAGCAGCTGAGTCCAGGGCTGGTGGGTGAGGTGGAGGTCTCCCTGCAGGAGGCGGGCGGGGAAGGACCAGGTCTACAGAGGCAGGTCGGTGCTGTTGTGCCGAGTCTTCCTGACGGTGCCATCATCCCGGGGCAGAGCCCTCTGCAGGTTGGACATGGCCACGGTCTTCTTGAGGTCAATCACGGCATAGGAGTCTGAGCTGCGagcagggtgtggggtgggcCCAGGAGCTCCGGACACTGCGGGGTTCTGGGGCCCCTTGGGATGGTCTGTGCCCCAGCCCTTGAGCTCCACCTGGATGTAGTTGAGCTGCCTTGAGGGCTCAGGGCCAGGCCGGCGGAAATCAAAGTTGAAGACTCTTGGGGAGCCTCGGCGTCGGGTCAGTGGGACAGGGAAGTTGCTGTGGCTACGGGTAGAGGAGCCCCGGGTGCTGGTAGGTTTCTGTAGTGGGGTTTCATCCTCCTCACCATCAGGGAAGCCATTTGAGGATGGTGTAAGCCCATCCCTGGAGTCCCCATCGTCCCCGGCCTCCCGGCCCAGCTGCTGAGCTTGGCTCTCCCACACAGGGGGAAGCGGGGGCAGGTTCTCGTAGTGCAGTAGTGCGGCCCTACGGTGGGCCAGGCCATTCCACCCCGGCTCCTCTGGGCTCAGTCTCCAGCCAGCTGCTTGCCGCAAGCTCCCGCTGACATTCTCGTAGGTGCATTTGGGCTGGGCTGGGCACTCAGAAGGGCCCTCGTTATTGTTGTGATGGGGAGAGTCATGCATGTTGGGACACAGGCTTTGGCACTTCATCGCCTGCCGCCGAGCCGGGGTGGGGCCCA harbors:
- the Frs3 gene encoding fibroblast growth factor receptor substrate 3, producing the protein MGSCCSCLDRDSVPHNHPTKFKVTNVDDEGVELGSGVMELTQSELVLHLHQRDAVRWPYLCLRRYGYDSNLFSFESGRRCQTGQGIFAFKCSRAEEIFNLLQDLMQCNSISVLEEPVIITRNSHPPELELPRGPSQPTGYTVSSLSNGCPGCPGEGTRFSAPRRPSTSSLQHPTLGEESTHTLIGSDEQSHTYVNTPTGEEDHRRSRHCLQPLPEGRAPFPQTRVSDQRDPQVFLQPGQVKFVLGPTPARRQAMKCQSLCPNMHDSPHHNNNEGPSECPAQPKCTYENVSGSLRQAAGWRLSPEEPGWNGLAHRRAALLHYENLPPLPPVWESQAQQLGREAGDDGDSRDGLTPSSNGFPDGEEDETPLQKPTSTRGSSTRSHSNFPVPLTRRRGSPRVFNFDFRRPGPEPSRQLNYIQVELKGWGTDHPKGPQNPAVSGAPGPTPHPARSSDSYAVIDLKKTVAMSNLQRALPRDDGTVRKTRHNSTDLPL